Proteins encoded together in one Alkalihalobacillus sp. TS-13 window:
- the rlmD gene encoding 23S rRNA (uracil(1939)-C(5))-methyltransferase RlmD has product MAKQALPVQKNDIIDVTFEDLSHDGAGVAKVDGYTLFVPRGLPGEEAKVKVIKTKKGFGFGKLLEVTKESEHRTAPPCPIYNQCGGCQLQHLTYEGQLEYKRKQVQDVMERIGKLKDVNVLPVLGMDDPWRYRNKAQVPVGEEEGGLITGFYQKGSHRIIDMKECLIQQEANDLVVQTVKEIANNYGIRAYDERSHKGTLRHVVAKYGQNTGQIMVVLVTKGKELPNKKNIVADIVDQIPNVKSIVQNVNPKKTNVIFGDQTRVLWGDEYIYDTIGDIQFAISARSFYQVNPTQTKVLYDKALEYAQLEGNETVIDAYCGIGTISLFLAQKANKVYGVEIVPEAIEDAKRNAELNGMTNVEFEVGEAETVIPAWYKKGIKADTLVVDPPRKGCDETLLNTILDMKPNKVVYVSCNPATLARDLAILELGGYRTEQIQPVDMFPHTTHVECVVQINKI; this is encoded by the coding sequence AGAAGCGAAGGTCAAAGTAATTAAGACGAAGAAAGGATTCGGATTCGGAAAACTGTTGGAAGTGACGAAAGAAAGTGAACATCGTACCGCGCCTCCATGCCCGATCTACAACCAATGTGGCGGCTGTCAGCTGCAGCACCTGACGTATGAAGGCCAGCTCGAATACAAGCGGAAACAAGTGCAGGACGTCATGGAACGGATTGGCAAGCTGAAGGACGTCAACGTACTGCCTGTGCTAGGAATGGACGACCCGTGGCGCTACCGAAACAAAGCACAAGTCCCCGTCGGTGAGGAAGAAGGTGGACTGATCACAGGTTTCTATCAAAAAGGAAGCCATCGGATCATCGATATGAAAGAATGTCTGATCCAGCAGGAAGCGAATGACCTTGTCGTCCAGACGGTAAAAGAGATTGCGAACAACTATGGCATCAGGGCTTATGACGAACGCAGCCATAAAGGAACGCTCCGTCATGTCGTCGCGAAGTACGGTCAAAACACCGGTCAGATCATGGTCGTACTGGTCACGAAAGGCAAAGAACTGCCGAACAAAAAGAACATCGTCGCTGACATCGTCGATCAGATTCCAAATGTGAAATCGATCGTCCAAAACGTCAATCCGAAAAAGACGAATGTGATCTTCGGTGATCAAACGCGCGTCCTCTGGGGCGATGAGTACATTTATGACACGATTGGCGACATCCAATTCGCGATTTCAGCCCGTTCCTTCTATCAAGTGAACCCGACACAAACGAAAGTGCTCTATGACAAGGCGCTTGAGTACGCTCAATTGGAAGGAAACGAAACGGTGATTGACGCCTACTGCGGCATCGGTACAATCTCGCTGTTCCTCGCACAAAAAGCGAACAAAGTGTACGGCGTCGAAATCGTTCCCGAAGCGATAGAAGATGCAAAACGGAATGCAGAACTGAACGGAATGACGAACGTGGAGTTTGAAGTAGGGGAAGCGGAAACCGTCATCCCAGCCTGGTATAAAAAAGGGATCAAAGCCGATACCCTCGTCGTCGATCCACCGCGGAAAGGCTGCGACGAAACACTACTCAACACGATCCTCGACATGAAACCGAACAAGGTCGTCTACGTATCCTGCAACCCAGCAACCCTGGCCCGGGATCTTGCTATCTTGGAGCTAGGTGGGTATAGAACTGAACAAATCCAACCCGTCGACATGTTTCCACATACGACGCATGTGGAATGTGTAGTACAGATAAATAAAATTTAG